A part of Dokdonella sp. genomic DNA contains:
- the dapB gene encoding 4-hydroxy-tetrahydrodipicolinate reductase: MATTTRILLFGAAGRMGEAIMRLAGAEGRAHIAAAIVRSGSPSAGLACAFAPGSSYLQALPTDVVGDVVLDVTGANGFDDALAAACARGIGFVSGSTGLSTTQLAALDAASRRIPVLLAANFSLGIAVLTRLVAQAARSLPDWDVEIVEAHHRLKRDAPSGTALLLGDAVGQGRQAALPVAGPARCGPRGKGELGYAVIRAGDIVGEHSVWLAGDGERIELAHRATSRDVFARGALVAAAWIAGRTPGRYAMDDVLDV, encoded by the coding sequence ATGGCGACGACGACACGCATTCTCCTGTTCGGTGCCGCCGGTCGCATGGGCGAGGCGATCATGCGCCTGGCCGGCGCCGAGGGCCGCGCACACATTGCCGCGGCGATCGTTCGCAGTGGTTCGCCGAGCGCCGGGCTGGCCTGTGCCTTCGCACCCGGATCGAGCTACCTCCAGGCGCTTCCGACCGACGTGGTCGGCGATGTCGTGCTCGACGTCACCGGCGCGAATGGTTTCGACGACGCACTCGCCGCCGCATGCGCGCGCGGCATCGGTTTCGTCAGCGGCTCGACCGGCCTGTCGACGACACAGCTTGCTGCACTCGATGCCGCCTCGCGACGGATTCCGGTTCTCCTCGCCGCCAACTTCAGTCTCGGCATTGCCGTGCTGACCCGGCTCGTCGCGCAGGCGGCGCGGTCCCTGCCGGACTGGGATGTCGAGATCGTCGAGGCGCACCATCGCCTCAAGCGCGATGCGCCGTCAGGCACCGCGCTGCTGCTCGGCGACGCGGTCGGGCAGGGACGCCAGGCCGCATTGCCGGTGGCTGGTCCGGCACGCTGCGGACCGCGCGGCAAGGGCGAACTCGGTTATGCGGTCATCCGCGCTGGTGACATCGTTGGTGAACACTCGGTCTGGCTGGCCGGCGACGGCGAACGCATCGAACTCGCCCACCGTGCGACCAGCCGCGACGTTTTCGCCCGTGGCGCGCTCGTGGCGGCGGCGTGGATCGCGGGTCGCACACCCGGTCGTTACGCGATGGATGATGTACTGGACGTCTGA
- a CDS encoding sulfurtransferase, whose product MIDNIAAYHFTLIDDADALVTRLRALAEVGDLKGTVLVAGEGINLFLAGDGMAIDAFIAALRDDARFRDIVVKRSRSHGVPFARLKVRRKREIIAFRHDDTAPLARRAPAITPERLARWIERGCDDDGRRLVLLDTRNREEVEHGTFVAAMTLPITRFGDFPAAVEREREALAGAAVVSFCTGGIRCEKAALWMQDNGFDHVWQLEGGILGYFERVGGHGYAGRCFVFDGRVALDSDLVPLVDVA is encoded by the coding sequence ATGATCGACAACATCGCCGCTTACCACTTCACGCTGATCGACGATGCGGATGCATTGGTCACTCGCCTGCGCGCACTCGCCGAGGTGGGCGACCTCAAGGGCACCGTGCTCGTTGCCGGGGAAGGCATCAACCTGTTCCTCGCCGGTGACGGGATGGCGATCGACGCATTCATCGCCGCCCTGCGCGATGACGCCAGGTTCCGCGACATCGTGGTCAAGCGCAGCCGCAGCCACGGCGTGCCGTTCGCGCGGCTCAAGGTCCGGCGCAAGCGCGAGATCATCGCGTTCCGCCACGACGACACCGCGCCGTTGGCGCGCCGTGCGCCGGCGATCACGCCGGAACGGCTGGCGCGCTGGATCGAACGCGGATGCGACGACGACGGGCGTCGGCTCGTGTTGCTCGATACGCGCAACCGTGAGGAAGTCGAACATGGCACGTTCGTAGCCGCGATGACCCTGCCGATCACGCGCTTCGGCGACTTTCCCGCAGCCGTCGAGCGTGAGCGTGAGGCACTGGCTGGCGCCGCGGTGGTCAGTTTCTGCACCGGCGGCATCCGTTGCGAGAAGGCGGCGCTGTGGATGCAGGACAACGGTTTCGACCACGTCTGGCAGCTCGAGGGTGGCATCCTCGGCTACTTCGAACGGGTCGGAGGGCATGGCTACGCAGGGCGCTGCTTCGTGTTCGACGGTCGGGTTGCCCTCGACAGCGATCTCGTGCCGTTGGTCGATGTGGCTTGA
- the mfd gene encoding transcription-repair coupling factor → MTSPIPSTLPLPTQPRLRRYWHAPHGSSLALLVAEAGRRHDSLVVAVTHDTHSAHALESELAVFAGDGLEVLHFPDWETLPYDLFAPHPDIVSQRVATLYRLPSLTRGVLVVPVATLMQRLAPRSYISSSSLVLATRQRLDLGVEQRRLAAAGYRSVPQVLEPGDFAVRGAILDIFPMGTAEPYRIELFDDEIDSIRSFDAETQRSAAKVEHVRLLPAREFPLTEDTARSFRNTLRERFPIDPRRCPLYQDIREGAAPAGIEYYLPLFFDEGRAGSTDTLFDYLADKALFILGEGVLDAAEQFWQQASERYEQRAHDVERPILPVAELYLPPQQLRELLNQRLRIDLVARGGTEPATDPGTAPAPNLPINVRHDEPLAAFADFLRAYPGRVLIAADSAGRRELLIEQFAGGGLKPTVVSSWNAFVAGDERLAITVAPLERGFALVEPALAVLSERELLGERVAQTRRRKRAARDPEAVIRDLGELAIGAPIVHVDHGVGRYQGLLKLDVGGQDGEFLAIEYARGDRLYVPVAQLHLVSRYAGTAPEFAPLHSLGGDAWERAKRKAAEKVRDVAAELLAIYAQREAREGTSIVVDRLLYDQFAAAFPFEETPDQAQAIEAVIADLARTRPMDRVVCGDVGFGKTEVALRAAFVAATAGRQVALLAPTTLLAQQHHQNFRDRLADWPIRVEVLSRFKSKKETEAALAQIAEGKVDIVIGTHKLLQNDVRFKSLGLVIVDEEQRFGVRQKEQLKKLRAEVDLLTLTATPIPRTLNMAMSGLRDLSIIATPPAHRLAVKTFIGNWDPALIREAFQRELQRGGQVYFLHNEVETIEKTARELEAMVPEARIRVAHGQMPERELEQAMLDFYRQRYNVLVCTTIIESGIDVPSANTIVIDRADRFGLAQLHQLRGRVGRSHHRAYAYLIVPDTRAMSADAEKRLEALASLEELGAGFALATHDLEIRGAGELLGEDQSGQIEEVGFSMYRDMLDRAVRALKSGQVPDFDLTSEHEAEIELHLPALIPDDYLPDVNARLTLYKRIAGARDDEALHELQVEMVDRFGVLPEALKNLFAVTALKLRATALGIRKLELGANGGRVLFIPKPAIDPMTVIRMIQTLPKVYALDGQDKLRIKLKLDGASERLRSAQDIVTALGKRSDKAA, encoded by the coding sequence ATGACCTCCCCGATCCCGAGCACACTCCCGCTGCCGACCCAGCCCAGGCTCCGGCGCTACTGGCATGCCCCGCACGGTTCGTCACTGGCCCTGCTCGTCGCTGAAGCGGGGCGCCGACATGACTCGCTGGTCGTTGCGGTCACGCACGACACCCACTCTGCGCATGCGCTGGAATCCGAGCTGGCCGTGTTCGCCGGCGACGGACTCGAGGTGCTGCATTTTCCGGATTGGGAAACCCTGCCCTACGACTTGTTCGCACCGCATCCGGATATCGTTTCGCAACGCGTAGCCACGCTGTACCGCCTGCCCTCGCTGACGCGCGGCGTGCTCGTCGTGCCGGTGGCGACGCTGATGCAGCGGCTCGCCCCGCGCAGCTACATCTCCAGCTCCAGCCTCGTTCTCGCGACGCGCCAGCGCCTCGACCTTGGCGTCGAACAGCGTCGCCTTGCCGCCGCCGGCTACCGCAGCGTTCCGCAGGTGCTCGAACCGGGCGACTTTGCCGTGCGCGGTGCGATCCTCGACATCTTCCCGATGGGCACGGCCGAGCCGTACCGCATCGAGCTGTTCGACGACGAGATCGACTCGATCCGCAGCTTCGACGCGGAAACGCAACGTTCGGCGGCCAAGGTCGAGCACGTGCGTCTGCTGCCGGCACGCGAGTTCCCGTTGACCGAGGACACCGCACGCAGTTTCCGCAACACCCTGCGCGAACGCTTCCCGATCGATCCACGCCGCTGCCCGCTCTACCAGGACATCCGCGAAGGCGCAGCGCCCGCTGGCATCGAGTACTACCTGCCGCTGTTCTTCGACGAGGGCCGCGCGGGCTCGACCGACACCTTGTTCGACTATCTCGCCGACAAGGCGCTGTTCATCCTTGGCGAAGGCGTACTCGATGCCGCCGAACAGTTCTGGCAGCAGGCGAGCGAGCGCTACGAGCAGCGCGCGCACGATGTCGAGCGTCCGATCCTGCCGGTCGCCGAACTGTATCTGCCACCACAGCAGTTGCGTGAGCTGTTGAACCAGCGCCTGCGCATCGACCTGGTTGCCCGCGGTGGCACCGAGCCCGCCACGGATCCTGGTACCGCACCCGCACCGAACCTGCCGATCAATGTGCGCCACGACGAACCGCTCGCCGCGTTCGCCGATTTCCTGCGTGCCTATCCGGGCCGCGTGCTGATCGCCGCCGATTCGGCCGGTCGCCGCGAACTGCTGATCGAGCAGTTCGCCGGCGGCGGCCTGAAACCGACCGTGGTCAGCAGCTGGAACGCCTTCGTCGCTGGCGACGAACGCCTGGCCATCACGGTCGCGCCGCTCGAGCGCGGTTTCGCCCTGGTCGAGCCGGCTCTCGCCGTGCTCAGCGAACGTGAACTACTCGGCGAGCGGGTCGCGCAGACGCGCCGGCGCAAGCGAGCGGCGCGCGATCCCGAAGCGGTCATCCGCGACCTCGGCGAACTCGCCATCGGTGCGCCGATCGTCCACGTCGACCACGGGGTCGGCCGCTACCAGGGCCTGCTCAAACTCGATGTCGGTGGTCAGGACGGCGAATTCCTCGCCATCGAGTACGCCAGAGGTGACCGCCTCTATGTGCCGGTCGCACAGTTGCATCTGGTCAGCCGCTATGCCGGGACAGCACCCGAGTTCGCTCCCCTGCATTCGCTCGGCGGCGACGCTTGGGAGCGTGCCAAGCGCAAGGCTGCCGAGAAGGTGCGCGACGTCGCCGCCGAACTGCTGGCGATCTATGCGCAGCGCGAGGCGCGCGAAGGCACCTCGATCGTGGTCGATCGCCTGCTCTATGACCAGTTCGCCGCGGCCTTCCCGTTCGAGGAAACGCCCGACCAGGCGCAGGCGATCGAAGCAGTCATCGCCGATCTCGCGCGCACCCGGCCGATGGACCGCGTGGTCTGTGGTGACGTCGGTTTCGGCAAGACAGAAGTCGCCCTGCGTGCGGCCTTCGTCGCCGCCACCGCCGGCCGCCAGGTCGCCCTGCTCGCACCGACCACCCTGCTCGCCCAGCAACACCATCAGAACTTCCGCGACCGCCTCGCCGACTGGCCGATCCGCGTCGAGGTGCTGTCGCGCTTCAAATCAAAGAAAGAAACCGAAGCCGCGCTTGCGCAGATCGCCGAGGGCAAGGTCGACATCGTCATCGGCACGCACAAGCTGCTGCAGAACGACGTGCGTTTCAAAAGCCTCGGCCTGGTCATCGTCGATGAGGAACAACGCTTCGGCGTACGCCAGAAGGAGCAGCTCAAGAAGTTGCGCGCCGAAGTCGACCTGCTCACCCTGACCGCCACGCCGATCCCGCGCACCTTGAACATGGCCATGTCCGGGCTGCGCGATCTGTCCATCATCGCCACGCCGCCGGCGCATCGCCTTGCCGTCAAGACCTTCATCGGCAACTGGGATCCGGCCCTGATCCGCGAGGCCTTCCAGCGCGAACTGCAACGTGGCGGTCAGGTGTACTTCCTGCACAACGAGGTCGAGACGATCGAGAAGACCGCACGAGAACTCGAAGCAATGGTCCCCGAGGCGCGCATCCGTGTCGCCCATGGCCAGATGCCGGAGCGCGAACTCGAGCAGGCCATGCTGGACTTCTATCGGCAGCGCTACAACGTGCTGGTGTGCACGACAATCATTGAATCCGGCATCGACGTGCCCAGTGCGAACACCATCGTCATCGATCGCGCCGATCGCTTCGGCCTTGCCCAGCTGCACCAGTTGCGCGGGCGTGTGGGTCGTTCCCACCATCGCGCCTATGCTTACCTGATCGTGCCGGACACGCGCGCCATGAGCGCAGATGCCGAGAAGCGCCTGGAAGCCCTGGCCTCGCTGGAGGAACTCGGCGCCGGGTTTGCCCTGGCCACGCATGACCTGGAAATCCGTGGTGCGGGCGAGTTGCTCGGCGAGGACCAATCCGGCCAGATCGAGGAAGTCGGCTTCTCCATGTACCGCGACATGCTCGACCGCGCCGTGCGCGCACTGAAGTCCGGCCAGGTTCCCGACTTCGACCTGACCAGTGAACACGAGGCCGAGATCGAGCTGCACCTGCCGGCTCTGATTCCCGACGACTATCTGCCCGACGTCAACGCGCGCCTGACCCTGTACAAGCGCATCGCCGGCGCGCGCGATGACGAGGCCCTGCACGAGTTGCAGGTCGAGATGGTAGACCGCTTCGGCGTGTTGCCCGAGGCGCTCAAGAACCTGTTCGCGGTCACCGCGCTCAAGCTGCGCGCGACCGCGCTCGGCATCCGCAAGCTCGAACTCGGCGCCAACGGCGGCCGCGTGCTGTTCATCCCGAAACCGGCCATCGATCCGATGACGGTGATCCGCATGATCCAGACGCTGCCGAAGGTCTACGCGCTCGACGGCCAGGACAAGCTGCGCATCAAGCTCAAGCTCGACGGCGCCAGCGAACGCCTGCGCAGCGCGCAGGACATCGTCACGGCGCTCGGCAAGCGCAGCGACAAGGCCGCCTGA
- a CDS encoding DUF2024 family protein — translation MKIAVFDTYVVRPDGRRMHFDILVPDQDADRQEAVVLAHGRRYLAAKGVPAETLQARECRFCHTEFAVPAVEAEIRQTGFAIIEMENCD, via the coding sequence ATGAAAATCGCCGTTTTCGACACCTACGTGGTGCGCCCGGACGGGCGCCGGATGCATTTCGACATCCTCGTGCCAGACCAGGACGCGGACCGGCAGGAAGCCGTCGTGCTGGCCCACGGGCGTCGCTACCTCGCCGCCAAGGGCGTGCCGGCAGAGACCCTGCAGGCACGCGAATGCCGTTTCTGCCACACCGAGTTCGCCGTGCCGGCGGTCGAGGCGGAGATCCGCCAGACGGGTTTCGCCATCATCGAGATGGAAAACTGCGACTGA
- a CDS encoding 2OG-Fe(II) oxygenase, with product MAILDTAALETNAEVRREPFAFMLSRDVLPAAAQAALAADFPRYPNAGFFPYEERDCGPAINALIAELTAPAFADWIGARLGLEGLGARPSLVTICRSLNRRHGTIHTDSRSKIATALLYLNPDWPETSAGCLRFLARDDSIDALVAEEIRPIYGNFVVFARADNSFHGHLPHEGERRVIQVAWLTSEEEKLRKTKRGRFARLFKRLFGRIDRRIGASRKDDAAHLD from the coding sequence ATGGCCATCCTCGACACTGCTGCGCTCGAAACCAATGCCGAGGTGAGGCGCGAACCGTTCGCGTTCATGCTTTCCAGGGATGTGCTGCCGGCGGCCGCGCAGGCTGCACTTGCAGCCGACTTCCCGCGCTATCCAAATGCCGGATTCTTTCCTTACGAAGAGCGCGACTGCGGCCCAGCGATCAACGCCCTGATTGCCGAGCTGACCGCGCCGGCCTTTGCCGACTGGATCGGCGCACGGCTCGGCCTGGAAGGGCTCGGGGCACGCCCGAGCCTGGTCACGATCTGCCGTTCGCTGAACCGCCGGCACGGTACCATCCACACCGACAGCCGCTCGAAGATCGCCACCGCCCTGCTCTACCTCAACCCCGACTGGCCGGAGACCAGCGCTGGCTGTCTGCGCTTCCTCGCTCGCGACGACAGTATCGACGCCCTCGTTGCTGAGGAAATCCGTCCGATCTATGGCAACTTCGTCGTGTTCGCGCGCGCCGACAACTCCTTTCACGGACATCTGCCCCACGAGGGTGAGCGTCGCGTGATCCAGGTGGCCTGGCTGACCAGCGAGGAAGAGAAACTGCGCAAGACGAAGCGTGGTCGTTTCGCGCGCCTGTTCAAGCGTCTGTTTGGCCGCATCGATCGTCGCATCGGCGCCAGCCGCAAGGACGACGCGGCGCACCTGGACTGA